Genomic window (Melioribacteraceae bacterium):
TAGCCGCTTATATACAGGATAAAATAGAATTTGAGAGTGTAATTATTAATATAGGATTACGTCTTGATTATTTTGACTCGAGAGGTAAAGTATTAGTTGATCCGACCGATCCAAATATAAATTTACCTTTGAGAAGTGAACTCGAAAATTTAACACTAGCTGAAAGAGAGCCATATTTTTATAAGGATGCTTCCGCTAAATGGTCGCTAGGACCACGATTCGGAATTGCATACCCAATTAGCGATAAAGGTGTTTTACATTTTTCATACGGACAGTTTCTGCAGATTCCCACATTTCAATATTTATTTAATCGTGGTCCTTATTACGTCCCCAATACAGGAAACGGATATGGAGTTTATGGAAATCCCGATTTAGAACCACAAAGTACAACAATGTATGAACTTGGTTTTAAACAAGAATTCTTCGATAACTTTTCAATGGAATTCACCGGATTCTATCGTGATATCAGAAACTGGATAACAGCTGGTCCACTAACTTCTACAAGAAATTTGGTGACCTATTCAAGTTATATAAATAAAGATTACTCTAATGTAAAAGGAATTACACTTAATGTTTCCAAAAGATTTTCAGACTTTTATTCACTCGATCTAAATTATACGTATCAAGTTGCTGAGGGGAGCAATTCAAGTCCAGAAGATGAATTTAACGCACAACTTGGAAATAATGAGCCAACACTTTTTTTAATACCTTTGGATTGGGATCAAAACCATATTCTAAATCTCTCTGTATTTGTAGGACAAGCTGACTGGGGAATTTCAACAATCGCACGCTATGGCTCTGGTTTACCATACACACCTTCAATTACACAGTACACTGCGGATAGAGGAATTACGTCGGGATTACAAAGAAACAGCAGAAGAAGGCCTACTCAATTCCAATTGGATTTGAGATTGCATAAATCATTTAATCTTGCAGGAATTGATATTACCTCTTTCTTGCGTGTGTTTAATCTTCTCGATAATAAAGTAGTTGTAAATGTATTTGGCGATACGGGAAAACCGGATTATACAACAGAGGGAAGAAATATAGGTAATGACCCGAACCGGCTAAATACGGTTGAAGAGTATTTAAGGTATCCGTGGAATTACGGCGAGCCAAGAAGAATAGAATTTGGATTTGAGTTTTCTTTCTAAAGTTTAAAAGAAATAGGAGATTAAATAAATGTCAAGATCGTTAAAAGTATTCCTAATTGTCACGATCAGCTTGTTTATAACAATGGAATCATTTGCGCAATATGTGCCAAGTAAAGAGCGTGGCAATGCTTCGAAAAGAACTAAAGCTCAAATGGAAGGTAACAGAATTAGAGCTACATTCTTTAATCATGGCCAAGCTGGAAGAACAAGCGGCTCGTTTCCAATTAATGAGCAAACACCCTTTGAATGGCCAAAAAATACCGGACAAGTGTACCTCGCATTATTAGGGATTATGGCCGGTGCTGAAGTTACAGACAATACCGGGACCCGCCAGAGAATTGTTGAAGTCCCTAATTACCGTCAATCGCCAAGTGGAAAGTCGTGGAACTTTGAGCCAATCCCGGGTTACTTAAATGAAAAAACAAATTTGATAGCTACTAGTGTTGATCCTGATACATGGCCTGATTTCTGGCCCGATCGCCAAACCGATGAAGTTGATCCAGGCTGGCGTGGATCATGGAACGGATATTTTGGTAAAAATATTTTTAATGCAGATCAGGAAATTTTTTATAGAGCTACCGATGATAATTATGACCGTTATGGTAATTTTTTCCCGGATCAGACTGATCTAACAAGAAAAGGTTTAGGATTAATTCTTGAAGTTAGAATTCTTGCGTGGTCACAAGTATTGGTGGAGGATGCTATTTATGCTCTCCATAACATTAAAAATGATGGTACCGGCGATCTTGAAAAAGTGGGAGTTACAGTTTGGTATGCAGACTTTGTAGGCGGTGATGGAGATTCGCAGGATGATATTTCTGAATTCGATCTTTTAGAAGATATTGCGTGGACGAGAGATAATGATCATAGAGCACCAACTTTTGGATCCGATCCGGTGGGTATTGTTGCGGTTGCGTTCCTTGAAACTCCAGGTAACGCATTAGATAGAATTGATAACGATGGCGATAGTCCAGAATTGGACAATTTTATTACGGCAGAAATGATTGAAGGGGAAATCCCGGATAATCTTATTGACGATAACGGTAATGGATTAATTGATGAAAACCAAACTCACATTCCATTTGGAGTTCAAAGAGGTGTAACTTACGCTGATGGAATAGCACAACCAATAAATGCATCATGGTCAGCTTTGAAACCGAGATTTAAGGTTGAAGCAAATAGTCCAGTAGTAACTCAGGCAATGATTGATTTAGCTAATTCAAATCCATCGAGCAATAAATGGAAATTGTGGCCAACTCCGGATTCATTCCAAAATGGTAAAATTCATTTGATCATGGTTACCCAAGAAAAAATAAATTTACCATTTAAAGATGGTATTGATAATGATGACGATGGCGAGGCAAACAGCCCGCTCGTTACACAGGCAATGATTACTCAAGCTGCTAATGACGCCCCATATTTTAGATATCGGGTTAATGATAAAATAATTCTCTATAATGTAGTTGCTTCAACTCTCGGTAAAAAATATGCCGATGGAATTGATAATGACGGCAATGGCGCAATTGATGAAGGTATTGATGATGGTATTGATGTAATGATTGATGAAGCTCGTGATGATGGAAAAGATAATGATTATGATTGGAACCCCGCTCGTGATGATGTGGGCATGGATGGCGTTGCTGATACAGGTGACGAAGGTGAAAATGATGGAAAACCAACAAGCGGCGCAAGATTAGGATTGCCTGGCGAACCGGGCATTGATGTTACCGACGTTTCTGAAACCGATCAAATTGGTATTACAAATGCCGATTACGTTCCTGCCGGTGGATTAAATATTAATAGTGACGCTCAAATGTGGTTCGATTTTATGATTCCGGGTAAATTCTTTGATCCTCAAGAAGTGGTTGCAGGAGAATATGATTTGTTTGTTAGTTCAAGTTTATTCCCATTAAAATCGGGACAACAAGAACCGGTCTCATTAGTTGTTCTGCTCGCTAATGGTACTGTTCCCGATCCAGGTGGTCAATTCAGAAAAAGTGAAATTCTCAGAAAACGGGTTAGAGCACAAGAAACATATAACAACGATTATCGTTTCGCCAATGCTCCTATTACTCCAACTCTCACTGCGATTCCTGGAGATAATAGAGTTACATTATATTGGGATGATGCCGCTGAAAAATCTTTCGATGCCTATATTGATGCTATTGGCGGTAATGGTAGAGACTTTGAGGGATATAAAATTTACCGCGCTTCCGATCCTGCTTTCCAAGATGCTGAACAAATTACGAATGGCTTTGGCGGAAGACAATTCAGATTACCAATTGCGCAGTATGATCTAGTTAATGGAATTAAAGGTTTTGATCCGATAGGTATTGATGGTATCCGCTACTATCTTGGAAATGATACCGGATTGAAACATTCATTTGTTGATACAACTGTGTTTAACGGATTTACATATTACTATGCGGTTGTTGCTTACGATTTCGGATTCCCTTTAGGTGAAATTATTCCTTCCGAATCACCGATTCGCGTTTCATTGCAGGCAGATGGAAGTGTAAAATTAGGTTCAAACGTTGCGCGTGTTACCCCTGAAGCCCCGGTTGCCGGTTATGTAGCTCCAACTCTCGGTAATATTTCTCTGATGCAAGGTACAACATCGGGACAGGTTGCTTATAATATTGTTGATATAAATAAAATAAAAAACAATCATGTTTACTACTTAACATTTGAAGATACGATTAAGGTTGCTCAAAGAACCGGTCAGCCGGATACACTCACAACTAAAAATTATACTTTACGTGATAGTACCGCCGGAAGAATATTAATAAATAAGTTTAAGAATTTATCAGCTGATGTTGAACAACCGTTAGTTGATGGTTTCCGCCTTAGCTTTGTTAATGAGAGAAGAGTAGAACTTGACCGTGCTGTTTCAATTTGGCCTGATGAAAAAATTGTTTCTTATCAATTTGAAAAATTTGTTTGGCCGGGAGGAATAACTGGTGAAGAAAGACCTAATGATTACCGAATTGAATTTGGGGAGGTTGGTTTTGGTACTTCTTCTCAAATTAGACTTGGTTCAAACACATTTGCGGCGAAACCGGTAAACTTCAAAGTATATAACATGAGTACAAAAAAATATATTGAATTTGGCTTTGTTGAGGTTGATGGAACAGATGGAAATCTTACAACTAATGGTGCCAGAAGAGACCGTATAGTGTTTTTAGAACCGGATCAAAATGGAATTCTTAAATACACATGGTGGTTCTACCTTTTTGATACACCAAGTACAACTTTAGGAACCCGCTTCCCGAAATCGGGTGAAAAATTAGAAATTAAATTGAAGAAACCATTTTTATCGAGTGATATATTTAGATTTGTTGCAAGCGCGGGAATGGTTGATACTGAACAAGCTAAATTGGAAATGGAGAAAATTAAAGTGGTTCCAAATCCTTATGTAGCTACAGCTCAATGGGAAGCAAGAAATCCTTATGCTAGCGGAAGAGGTCCTCGTTCGCTTCACTTCACTCATCTTCCGAGCAAATGTACAATAAGAATATTTACAATTAATGGTGAATTAGTTGATGTAATAGAGCATGATAGTCCGTTGAATGATGGTACTGCAGAATGGAAAATGCTTACAAAAGATAATTTGAACATTGCTTATGGTGTTTATGTATTTCAGGTTGACGCTCCAGGCATTGGTTCTAAAATTGGAAAATTTGCAGTGATTAAATAATTCTAATGGACGAAAAATTTTAAGGAGTTTAATCATGTTTAACAAAAAATTAATGGTAATAGGAATTTTGGTGCTTCTGCTTCAGCCGGTAATGGCTCAGCGAGTTACCAAAACGGGTACAACTGCCGCAAAGTTTTTAAGTATAGGTATCGGGCCCCGTGCTAATGCTATGGGCGCAGCTTACAGTTCTGTTGCCGATGATGCCTCTGCTATGTACTGGAATCCGGCGGGTATCGCTCGTATATCTGAATATCAAACCGCATTTACATACACCAAAATGTTTGCTGATATAAATGTAAATTATTTTGGCGCGGTTATCCCTGCCGGCGATCTTGGTGTGTTCGGTATTGGCATAACAGCTCTAAATATTGGCGATATGGAAGTTACTACCGAATATTATCCCGAAGGTACCGGAGAAATATTTAACGCAGGCAGTTATGCCTTTGGTTTATCTTACGCAAAATTTATAACAAGCGATTTTGCAGTGGGTGTTACAATCAAATATATTCGCGAGGGTATATATAATTCGAGTGCTGAAGGTTTTGGAGTTGATGTTGGAACAGTTTTCACAACTCCATTTTATGGAATTAAATTTGCTTCCAGCATTTCAAATTATGGATCGAAACTGCAAATGAGCGGTGATGATTTACTAATTCGGCACGATCCCGATCCACAGAGAGCTGGTAATAATCAAACTATAGACGCCTGGTATTCTACAGATCAATATGAACTCCCATTACGTTTACAAATTGGGCTGTCACGCGATTTTACAATTTTAGATGAACACCGTCTTACTTTGGCAGTCGATGCAATTCATCCTAACGATAATAATCAATGGGTGAATGTGGGCGGTGAAATTTCTCTCTTTAATAATCTACTTTCATTAAGAGGAGGTTATAAAGGACTTTTCCTAGATGACACACAGGAAGGGTTAACCCTTGGCGCCGGAATTCATTACGGCGGATTAGGAGTGTTCAAAATATCGGTTGATTATTCTTATCAACAAATGAAATATCTTGATCATCTTCACAGTTTTGGAGTTGTATTAGGATTCTAACTAACTAATTGATTAATTTATAAACAATTGTTTTACACAAACCTAATTGGAGGCACCATGAAAAAAATGATCGTACTATCTCTTCTGCTCCTCGTAGCATTCTCAACGGTTGATGCCCAAAAGAAAAAAGTTACTTTTAAGGCAGACATGAGAATAGAGATAAGCAAGGGTAAATTTGACCCTGCTAAAGATGTTGTTACTGTTCCCGGCGGAATGAACAACTGGCTTAACGAACCACCGGCAAATGCTGAAAAAGTATTAACCGATGATGATAAGGACCAGATTTATGAACTAACTTATGAACTTGATCCCGGTACTTACGACTATAAGTTCAACATTGGTTTGGGTTGGGATGGTAAAGATGAACCCGGCGATAACAGCAAAGTTACTGTTGGAACCGAAGATCAAACCATCACAAGATTTATGTATAACAGAACTCCATACACAAAAGTTGAAACAGACGTTGAGTTTAGTGTTGATTTAACCTTGCCAATTAAACAAGGATTTAATCCTGCTACAGGTAAAGTATTTGTAGCTGGTAACTTTACAGATTGGGGAACAAACGCTGTTGAATTAACAGATGCTGATGGCGACAAAAAATATACAGGTACTGTTAAACGTACTTCAGGTGATATATTAATGTATAAATT
Coding sequences:
- a CDS encoding PorV/PorQ family protein translates to MFNKKLMVIGILVLLLQPVMAQRVTKTGTTAAKFLSIGIGPRANAMGAAYSSVADDASAMYWNPAGIARISEYQTAFTYTKMFADINVNYFGAVIPAGDLGVFGIGITALNIGDMEVTTEYYPEGTGEIFNAGSYAFGLSYAKFITSDFAVGVTIKYIREGIYNSSAEGFGVDVGTVFTTPFYGIKFASSISNYGSKLQMSGDDLLIRHDPDPQRAGNNQTIDAWYSTDQYELPLRLQIGLSRDFTILDEHRLTLAVDAIHPNDNNQWVNVGGEISLFNNLLSLRGGYKGLFLDDTQEGLTLGAGIHYGGLGVFKISVDYSYQQMKYLDHLHSFGVVLGF